In the genome of Sulfurimonas autotrophica DSM 16294, the window ATTTGTAGGGTTGGCTGATTTTAAGTAAAGGGCTTTTTTTATAATATTATGAACTAAAATTTCTGCATTGGAACGGTCTTGAAGATCAATATAGCCTAAATCAAAAAGTGTAAAAAGAGACTCCATATGATCAAGCGCATCATGCAGGTATTCAATACAATTAGCATTGTTTAACAGCCGATTGAGTTCTATAAGTTCTCCAATAAGGGGAGGATTTGTCTCTTTGAAATTTAAAAGTTTTTCTTGGTAATCCTGCGTAAAAAGCTCTAAAACAGGGGTAATGAGTACAGCATGAGAAGCGACAATAAATCTTCCTGATTCGGTAAATATATCCGGATGTGCAACATTTTTTGCATTCATGATTTCACCGAGCAAAAAGACAACAGAACTTGAAAACTCATCTATAGAGTAGTTACGTGCATGTGATTGTTCATGCTGGTCATATTCGACTGCCAGTCCGCCGCCGATGTTTATGCTTGAGAGCGACTCTGCACCCATTTTTTTAAGTTCGGCATAAATATTACCTGCTTCTCTGAGTGCTTTTTTAAGCGGTGCGATATCTGCCATCTGTGAACCTATATGGAAGTGAATCATTTTTAGTTGCTGAATTAAACCGGCATCTTTTAAGAGATTTACAGCTTCAATGATTTCAGTGGAAGTAAGTCCGAATTTTGCATCCATACCGCCGCTTTTTGCCCAGATGCCACTGCCTGCACTATGCAATCTGACGCGTATACCGATATTAGGAACTTTTAGACTGCATTGAGCAGCAACTTCAATAATCGTTTCAAGTTCATTTAGCCCTTCTATCGTAACGGTTATATTGTGACCGCTTTGCGCGGCTATAAATCCAAGAGTGAGCATCTCTTCATCTTTGAAACCATTGACAGTGATGTTGGCACCATCGAGTGTTTTGCTCATTGCTAAGATAAGTTCAGCCTTGCTTCCAGCTTCTAGCCCATAATTGTATTTTGCACCTTGTGATGTAATTGCTTCAACGGCTGCAGGAAATTGATTGACTTTGAGAGGAAAAACAGCATTAAAACTTCCTTTATAATTATTCTCTTCAATGGCTTTTTCAAAATAATTATAAAGTGTTTTAATCTGCCTTTTTATTAAATGCGGAAATCTCAAAATAAGCGGTCCCTTGAGATCATCTGCCCGTATCTTGCTGACTATTTCAAGCAAAGAGGGCATTGATTTGTAGTTGAGTTTTATTTCACCGTCTTCTATTATGAAATTTTTGTTTGACCAAATATTAAGACCGAAATTATTCATAAATTTTCCTATACTTTGAGTTTTTGATGAAAATACTCATCAATGTCAAAATATATTTCACCGCTTCTGTTTTTAAAAGTAAGCAATCTTTTATTTAAATCATTAATACTTTTGACACCCATAACCGCCAGAATTGTTTTTATGCTTTTAATGAGGTTTTTATGATAGTTTCCTATCTCTATACCTTCTTTAACAACAAGATATGAAGCTCTTTTTTTTGGGTCTTGCGTAGCCATGCCGACTGGACACACATGTGTTCCGAAACCTGAACACATACGGGCGCGAATGCATCCGCCGCTCATCATGAATCCGCGTGCAATTCCAACAGCATCTGCACCCATACACATTGTAATTATTACATCATCAGGTGTAAGTATTTTACCACTGGCTATTATTTTGATATTGTCTCTTAAATTATGTTTTTTAAGCATCATATCTAGAATATATAAAGCATTTGGTGTTGTGAGTCCGACTGACTCCATAAGTTCCAGCGGTGCCGTAGCACTGCCTCCCTCTCCGCTGTCAACTGTTATAAAATCAGGAATATTTCTGCCTTCTCTTTTTCTTTGTGCAATTATTGATGCCAGCTCGTTGACAGAATCAGCATCGGAAATAACTATTTTAAAACCAACCGGTTTTTGCGAAAGTTCTTGCAGTTGTTCAACAAAATCAAGCAGATGTTCCGTTGTGTCCGCATAAGGAAATCTGTTTGGAGAAAAAATATCTTTTTGTTCCTCGACGCCGCGATAGTATGCAATATCGGCAGTTACTTTTGCACCGGCAAGTTTCCCGCCGGTCTGTTTTGCACCTTGGGCGATTTTTATCTCTGTCATGCGACAAAATTTCATTACCTTTTGATACTTTTGTGCATCAAATTTTCCATCTTTATCTCTGACGCCGTAAAGACCTGAACTCATTTGAAAAATGATGTTAGGAATGGTATCGGGAACAGTTTTTGGAAAACTCTCAAGAGGTGCATCCCAGTTTACTCTAAAGAGTGAATGTGAAGCTGTGTCGTAGATGTAGGTATTTTGCGTTTTTTTATTTAAAAGTACGGTTCTATACCATTTTATAGCAACGGCATGGTTAAAAAAGAAGGTGCCAATTTTAAAAGCTATTTCTGCTAAAGGTTTGCTTTGAACAACTTCCAGATAGGGTGCATTACTACAATCAGGTTTAAGTGTAAAAAGATGATTAGATGTCAAAGAACCTTCGCCTGTATTTATTGTCAGGTTTGAATTCATACCGGCAAGACTAAAGGCGCGAATTGCCTCAGGACTGAGCGAACCGTCGCTCATGGCTGAACGGATTATGGGTGTGGCTGACACAAATGGGTGCTTTGTATTTTTTCCAAATATAACAGATGTATCATTATCAACTTCATCATCATTTAAAACACTAGAGGCATGTTTGATAACAAATCTGGAGCCTGAAAAAGGCTGTAAAACGGAAAAAGATTTATAATTGGGCTTATCTTTTGCCGCCTTGTAAACCCAGTCCACTTTGTCTTTAGACTCATAAAAAGTCTCATCTGCAAAGTATTGTCTTAAAGGTTCGCGAAGGGACTCAAAAAGGTAACGCATTCGTCCAATTACGGGGTAGTTTATTAAAAGTGCATGCTGTCTTTGTACAAATTTATCATATATATAAAGCATTAAAATACCAAGAAATGCAGCGAGCAAGAAAAACTCAATAAAATTTATAAAAAAATTCCACATTTCTTGAAGCAAACTCATCTAAAAATCTTCTCTTTTAATAGTTAATTCTGTTTTGCTCTCCAAATTTTTTACCCAGATAGTTCCCTCATTCATCTCATTTGTACCTATGACACAGCAGTATTTTGCATTGACTTTGTCAGCACTTTTGAGATGGTTTTTCAGGTTTTTTGCTTTGTAGTCACACACAGCTTTATCTGCTGCTCTTTTTTTATGTGTTAAAGAGACAATAGTGTCAACAGCTTCTTCATCCATAGCACCGAGGTAATATCCTTCTCTTGATTCTTCAGGCATTGCAATAAGCTCTAAAAGTCTTTCAATTCCCATAGCAAAACCGACAGCAGGAGTAGGGCGCCCGTCTAAAAACTCCACAAGTCTGTCATATCTCCCGCCGCCGGCAATAGCACTTTGACTCCCGATATTATCACTGACAAATTCAAAAGCGGTCTTTGAGTAGTAATCAAGTCCGCGCACAAGATTTGTATCTATTTCATAACTGATGTCATTATCATCAAGTATTTTTTTCAGTTTGTCAAAATCACTTTCACAGCCTTCACACAGTGAATTTATAAGTTTTGGCGCATTTTCATATAAAAACTGGCATTTTTCATTTTTACAATCAAGCACGCGAATAGGATTTGTACTTTTTCTGCGTTTACAGTCTTCACATATTTGCTCTTCCACACTCTCTATAAATGAAACGAGACTATCACGGTACTGAGGCATGCAGTTGTTATCACCCAAAGAGTTGAGCTGCAGTCGGTACCCTATGCCGAGTTTTTTAAGAATATCTGCAACCATCATAATCATAGCTGCATCTTCATATACGCTTGCAACACCGAAACTTTCAACACCGAACTGATGAAATTCTCTTAAACGTCCTTTTTGCGGTCTTTCATAACGAAACATTGGTCCATAATAAAAAAACCTGTGAATGCCGCCTGCCTTGTCCAGTTTTTTTTGAATAAAAGCCCGTACAACACCGGCAGTTCCTTCAGGACGCAGACAAACATCATTTTCACCTTTGTCTATAAACTGGTACATCTCTTTACCGACAATATCGCTGCTCTCGCCGACACTGCGTTTAAAAAGTGCCGTCTCTTCTAAAAGAGGTGTTTCAATATAATGAAAACCATATTTTTTAGCAACATCTGCTGCTACCTCTAAAAAATAAGTAAATCGTTTATACTCATTTTCATCAAGTATATCGTTCATGCCTCTGAGTGATTTAATCATATAATAGTCCTTTTTAATTGTTGATATTACTTAATATTTCTTCTGTTATTTCATTTATGGGTTTTGTTGCATCAATTTCGATAAGTGTTAAGCCCAGAAGCTCGCTTGCTTTTTTGATGCTCTCTTGAATTTGAAGCAAATATTCACTGCCTCGAAGCTCTATGCCGTCAAGTTCTTTTTGTGAAAGTCTGAATTCCAGCTCTTCTTTTGTTAGGCGCAGCAAAAATATCTTTTTCGGATATATTTTTTTTGTTGCAAAATCATTCAAATAAACTAAATCTTTTGTATCTATATCCTCTTGAATCAAAGCGTAAGCAACGCCGCTTACAGCACTTCTGTCAGATATTATTACTTTATGGAGATTCGGCTCTATAACCTCTTTTATATGTTCTGCACGGTCTGCAAGAAAAAGAAGAAATTCTGCTCTTTTACTTTTCGTTTTAGCACTTAGTACCATTTCTCTTATCTCTTTTCCTATCTCAGTGCCTCCCGGCTCTTTTGTAGTTACAGCTTGTGGAAAATGCTTTTTTAATGCTGCAATTTGCGTACTTTTACCGGCTGTATCAATACCTTCAATCGCGATATACATTAGTTGAGGCTCCCTATGATTTTTTGCACCTCAATCGGGAGTAAATGCTCCGTTTTGCCGTTAAATTTCAATAAATTTCTTACAATAGAAGAGCTGATAAAAGCATGTTTTAGTTTTGGCATCAAGTAAACGGTTTCTATCTCCTCATCAAGAGAATTATTTAAATATCCCAACTGCAGTTCATACTCAAAGTCACTCACTGCACGAAGCCCGCGTATAAGCACCCCTGCATTATGCTCATGTGCCAGTTCTACTGTTAAGTTGTTAAAACCTACTACGTGGACTCCGTTTAAATTTTTTACGGCTATTTGTGCCATATGGATTCTCTGTTCAAGCGTAAACAGCGGATTTTTATCTTTTGACTCTGCAACTGCGACTATGACTTCGTCAAACAAATTCCTAGCACGCTCTATAATGTCATAGTGTCCGTTTGTTATAGGATCAAATGTTCCCGGATATAAAGCGATTTTACGACTCTTCAATTTGCCACCTTTGGTATAAATTATTTTCAATGTCCAACAGATCAAACCATTTACCGATAATGAAATTTTCCATATCATCTAAAGTCTGCTGTTGCGAGTAATAAGCCATAACAGGCGGTGCAATAATGATTCCCAGACTTGAGAGTTTGTGCATATTTTCCAAAGTAATAGCAGAAAAAGGCATCTCTCTTGGTGCTAATATAAGCTTTTTTTGCTCTTTTATCATCACGGCGGCACATCGTGTAATGAGATTATCTGCGATTCCGCAGGCTATTTTGGCGAGTGTATTCATCGAACACGGAGCGATTATCATAGCGTCAATTCCAAAAGATCCCGAAGCGATAGAAGCAGATATATTTTTATTGTCATGTGTCGTTACATCATGCATTTCATGGGAAAGTACGGTCTTGGAGTTTTGCGACATTATAAAATGTTTTTCGACAGATTCAGGAAGCAGATGAAGCATTTTTATACCAAGATTCACACCGCTCGCTCCGCTGACTGCAACTACTATTTTTGTTTTTTTCATTTTACCTCTGCTTTATTTCTTCCAACCACAACAACTTTTAATTTTTTGTCGTTTTTTTGCATAACACTGATACTGTCACCGAGTCTGCCATTTTGAAGCGCTTTTGCCGAGAAAAAGATATCTATTCCCGCATTTTGCAGGCTTACGTTGACATTTGAGCCTCGTTTAACTAAATATAAACCTATTACATCTCTACTAGTTATAATGTCATTGGCTTTTAAATTATGTTTTGCCTGGTACCTGCTTACATGTAACCCCTGCAGAGGCATTGCTCTAAATTTATTTAGTATTATACTATTTTTTCGTGTATTTACACTGCTGAGTTCGCTATCTTTTTTAATGTTATTTCTGGCTGTTAAAACAGAAACGGCAGCGAGAATTTGATAATTAAAAAATATCTTTTTATTATCATCTGTTTTTATATACAAAACACCTTTTTTTGACAAATGGGCTCTTTTGTTAAAATGTATACTGTAATTTTTAGGAAGTTTATCCAGGTAGCGTGTAGGAACAAGAGTAATTAAAGATATATTTATGGTTTTATATTTTTGAGTATAGAGTTTTTTTATACTGTTTTGTATAAGTGTTGTGTCGATAGGACTTCGTTTTGTAAATTGGATATAACTGTGTTTTGAGGCATAGTTGCTGTAACCGTTTTTTTGAAGTATTTTTAGGAGTTTGTCTCTTTTTATTCGTTTAGAATGTCTATATTTGTCTATATTGAAAAGTTTTTTATCATCTTTTTTGTTTACATGTATAATATCGGAGAGCATAATAAAATCATTTTTTATAAAATAATTACTTTGTAAATTATTTGCTGCAAAAATAAGTATAGGGAAGATGAGTAGAAAAATTATTTTAATAAATAACATGATTATCTCTCATTTATGAGAACTAACAACTGTAAAATGGTACCAGAGAGGGGATTTGAACCCCTAAGCCGTGAGGCGGCGGATTTTGAATCCGCTATGTATACCGTTCCATCACTCTGGCTAAATCAGTTGTTGAAGTCGAAATGATAGTGATAATTTACTTAAAAGTAAATAATATTTGGTCGATTATATGAATATATGGAACTTTTATTGCTATACTTTTAGCAATATTAAAGAACTAGACAATAATCTGTAAGCGGAGAGATATTATGCGTGTAACATCAAGTATGTACTACAACAGCCTATATGGTACAAATAATTTAAAAATAAATAATGAACTTTTTGATGTAAACAAACAGATTGCTTCAGGATTAAAAATCCAATATGCAAAAGATGATGTAAAAACCTTTACTGAAACAATGCGACTGGATAATGAACTTGTCACCATTGGACAGGTTAAAAAAAGTACTGAAAGCGGTTATAAAGTTTCTAATCAAACAGATGTTGTGCTCAATGAATTTGAAACTTCTATGAATAGAACGAGAACACTGCTTGTAAATGCTGCAAACGGGACGCATAGTGACGATTCGCTTGATGCGATAGCCGGCGAGCTTCGAGGATTGGAAAAGCATTTTAAAAATCTTGCAAATACTTCTATAAACGGGCAGTTTTTATTTTCCGGTTCTGCTGTAAATACACGACCTATAGACGACAATGGTGTTTATCACGGTAATGATGCCGGTATGAATTCTTTTTTAGGTTCCAATTCTACGCAAAAATACAATCTTACAGGCTCAGAACTCTTTTTAGGCGAAGACAGGCTTACTCGAAGAAATGTTACAACAAATGTAATACAGGAAAATTTAAGTAAAAAATATCCAGAATTCACTGCAACAAGTGCTGAAAATGGTAGCTTCGCAACAATTACCAAGGATGACACTATCAGGGATTTAATGGGTGATACCGACTCTACTGTTGACACTGCAACACAAAAACATCATTTTTACATTCGCGGTGTAAAAAGTGACGGCACATCATTCAATAAACAGATTGATATGAAAGACAGTGATAAAATTGATGATCTTTTAAATGGAATTGGTAAGGCGTATGGAAATACTTCCAATCTTCAAATAGTTAATGTCGGATTAAACAGCAACGGGCAGATTACCATAGAAGATAAACTGCAGGGTTCTTCAAAACTTGATTTTCATATGGTCGGAGCGGTTGATTTTGATCAAAGCGACGGAAATGATGAGGCAGACATTAATGATGCCGTATATGCAACTGCTGGACAAATCAGCAACTTGGATGGCGGTGAAACAAATTTCGCTGAAATCATAAACCCTACAACGCCTCCTGCGAATGATTTATATGTCAAAGAGTTTGTAAAATCGCCTTACGCATCGGCAGCTACAAGTATAAGCAATATTGACGGTTTGTTGTATGACAGAACAAGTTTTGTAAAGGATGGTTCAACTCTGAGTTCAAATGTTTCTCAGGTTTTAAAAAATTCTAATGAATTTGCTACTGCTGCAACAAAAATTTCTGAAGTAGCAGATTTGTCTCAGGGAACTGCAGGCACGCTTGATGGTACTACTTTTAATTTAAATGGAAAAGATGTCAATGGAAATAGCTATACTGCAACGATTGATTTTAAGAGTGCAGGTTCTACATTTTCCTTAGACGGTGGTACAACAAATTATGATATATTCAATATGGAAACTCCAAGAGCAGCAGTAGATGCAGATAAAATGACGTATCAACAACTGATGGATGTTGTGAATATGGCAGCAACCAATACTCTGCCGGCAACAACAAATACAACAACAGACTATGACGCTGCAATCAAACAGTCAAATGTCGTGGGAAATACAAAACTCTCATACGATGGTAAAATTGAATTTACTGATTTAACAGCAAGTAGTACAAACGCTTCACTCGCTATCTATGATGCAAATAGTGGTGATTTTACCAATCCTTCTTCTGTAATGTCTTTTAATGCCAACAATGCCCTGACAATTATTGACCCAAAAACTGACTTTTTCAAAAATCTTGATGAAGCTATTACAGCGGTGGAAGATCATAAGCTTTACCCTGACAGCTCAAGCGGTACAATGAGAAATCAAGGGATAGAAAATGCAATAGCAATGCTTGATAAACTGCAATCACATATTTCAAGAAGTCATTCTACAGTAGGTGCACAATCAAATACTTTGACAAGTTCTTTAGAAAGGTCTCAATTACTTGAAATAAGCACAATGACCCTTCGTTCATCAGTAATAGATACTGACGTTGCTGAAGCATCTCTAAAGTTACAGCAATTAAATCTGAATTACCAGGCAATGCTCTCAACAGTAGGAAAAGTTTCACAGTTAAGTCTTGTGAATTATTTATAGTTCCTTTATGGAACGTTTTTGGCTATACTTTCTTTATAAAAAATCAATTCATTTATTATAAAGGTTCTCTAATTTGAAAGATACTGCGTTTATTATTATTTTTGGTGTATTAATCTATCTTGGTTTTTCGACTCTCTTTGGTTCAACAGGTTTAATGGGTAGTTACGGTGCTACTTTTTCTTCATATAATCAACTCTATTTTGGATATATTTCTTTTGTCTATTTGTTTATTTTACTTGCACCTTTGTATTATTTATACAAAGATACATCCTTTGGATTTAGAAAAGCAGAAGTAACTATTGCTTCTTTTTTACTTTTATGTTCTGCATTGATTGCACAGGCTTTAGTCGTAACAAATAACTATAGAGGAAAGTTCGGTGCGGATTTTGTAGACTTTTTATCTCCATATATCGGTGTTTTTGGATTATGGGTATTTTGGTTTATGATTACAGCCGTTGCTATGGTTATTCTTTTCGATAAAAGCAGTTCGGAAATCTTACATGTACTCGTATCTTCACTCAAATCAAACAAATCGCAGGTAGCTCTTGCCTCCGTTGAGAAAGAGAGTGCAGACACAACGCAGACTACAGTGCAAACAGAAATAAAAGAGCCGATGCTTGAAGAAGAGATAGATAAGCCGGCATACTTAAGAAAAGAAAAAAAAGTTGATACAAAAGAAACTGATACAAAAGATGAAAGTACTGGTATAATAGACGAAAAAAGTGATACCAAAAAAACAATATTAGATATTGCCGCTGATGTCAAAGAGCATAAAAATACTGTAATTGTCGATGAACTTGAAGAAAATGCAAAACTATTGGCAAATATTGAAAAAGGGAAAGTAGAAAAACCTAAAAATTTCAAACTGCCTTCTGTGGATTTTTTACAAAAGCCCAATAAAACAACACACAATGTTGATGAAAAAGAAGTAGATGAAAAAATCAGATATCTTATAGAAAAACTGGCACACTTTAAAATTGAAGGTGACGTTGTGCGTACATATGCTGGTCCTGTTGTCTCTACATTTGAATTTAAACCCGCAGCCAATGTCAAGGTAAGTAAAATACTCAACTTGCAGGATGATTTGGCAATGGCACTCTCAGCAGAAACTATCCGTATTCAAGCGCCGATTCCGGGAAAAGATGTCGTCGGAATAGAAATTCCAAATGAAACAGTAGACACTATTTACCTGCGTGAACTCTTAGATGATAAACTCTTTAAAAATTCTGCATCACCGCTTACCATAGCCCTTGGAAAGGACATTGTAGGCAAG includes:
- a CDS encoding FMN-binding glutamate synthase family protein; the encoded protein is MSLLQEMWNFFINFIEFFLLAAFLGILMLYIYDKFVQRQHALLINYPVIGRMRYLFESLREPLRQYFADETFYESKDKVDWVYKAAKDKPNYKSFSVLQPFSGSRFVIKHASSVLNDDEVDNDTSVIFGKNTKHPFVSATPIIRSAMSDGSLSPEAIRAFSLAGMNSNLTINTGEGSLTSNHLFTLKPDCSNAPYLEVVQSKPLAEIAFKIGTFFFNHAVAIKWYRTVLLNKKTQNTYIYDTASHSLFRVNWDAPLESFPKTVPDTIPNIIFQMSSGLYGVRDKDGKFDAQKYQKVMKFCRMTEIKIAQGAKQTGGKLAGAKVTADIAYYRGVEEQKDIFSPNRFPYADTTEHLLDFVEQLQELSQKPVGFKIVISDADSVNELASIIAQRKREGRNIPDFITVDSGEGGSATAPLELMESVGLTTPNALYILDMMLKKHNLRDNIKIIASGKILTPDDVIITMCMGADAVGIARGFMMSGGCIRARMCSGFGTHVCPVGMATQDPKKRASYLVVKEGIEIGNYHKNLIKSIKTILAVMGVKSINDLNKRLLTFKNRSGEIYFDIDEYFHQKLKV
- the hisS gene encoding histidine--tRNA ligase, which codes for MIKSLRGMNDILDENEYKRFTYFLEVAADVAKKYGFHYIETPLLEETALFKRSVGESSDIVGKEMYQFIDKGENDVCLRPEGTAGVVRAFIQKKLDKAGGIHRFFYYGPMFRYERPQKGRLREFHQFGVESFGVASVYEDAAMIMMVADILKKLGIGYRLQLNSLGDNNCMPQYRDSLVSFIESVEEQICEDCKRRKSTNPIRVLDCKNEKCQFLYENAPKLINSLCEGCESDFDKLKKILDDNDISYEIDTNLVRGLDYYSKTAFEFVSDNIGSQSAIAGGGRYDRLVEFLDGRPTPAVGFAMGIERLLELIAMPEESREGYYLGAMDEEAVDTIVSLTHKKRAADKAVCDYKAKNLKNHLKSADKVNAKYCCVIGTNEMNEGTIWVKNLESKTELTIKREDF
- the coaD gene encoding pantetheine-phosphate adenylyltransferase, which produces MKSRKIALYPGTFDPITNGHYDIIERARNLFDEVIVAVAESKDKNPLFTLEQRIHMAQIAVKNLNGVHVVGFNNLTVELAHEHNAGVLIRGLRAVSDFEYELQLGYLNNSLDEEIETVYLMPKLKHAFISSSIVRNLLKFNGKTEHLLPIEVQKIIGSLN
- a CDS encoding FtsK/SpoIIIE family DNA translocase, which codes for MKDTAFIIIFGVLIYLGFSTLFGSTGLMGSYGATFSSYNQLYFGYISFVYLFILLAPLYYLYKDTSFGFRKAEVTIASFLLLCSALIAQALVVTNNYRGKFGADFVDFLSPYIGVFGLWVFWFMITAVAMVILFDKSSSEILHVLVSSLKSNKSQVALASVEKESADTTQTTVQTEIKEPMLEEEIDKPAYLRKEKKVDTKETDTKDESTGIIDEKSDTKKTILDIAADVKEHKNTVIVDELEENAKLLANIEKGKVEKPKNFKLPSVDFLQKPNKTTHNVDEKEVDEKIRYLIEKLAHFKIEGDVVRTYAGPVVSTFEFKPAANVKVSKILNLQDDLAMALSAETIRIQAPIPGKDVVGIEIPNETVDTIYLRELLDDKLFKNSASPLTIALGKDIVGKPFVTDLKKLPHLLIAGTTGSGKSVGINAMILSLLYKNSPDQLRLLMIDPKMLEFSIYNDIPHLLTPVITKPKQAIISLNNMVNEMERRYELMAESRTKNIENYNEKVKREGGEHFPYIVVIIDELADLMMTSGKDVELSIARLAQKSRACGIHLIIATQRPSVDVVTGLIKANLPSRISYRVGQKIDSKIILDQMGAESLLGRGDMLFTPPGAPALVRLHAPWATEEEIEKIVDFIKAQREPNYDKSFLIEETNGEGGNSSASGESYEELDPLFEEAKSVVLNDKKTSISYLQRKLQIGYNRSARVIEQLEHEGILSSPNTKGVREIL
- a CDS encoding UbiX family flavin prenyltransferase; protein product: MKKTKIVVAVSGASGVNLGIKMLHLLPESVEKHFIMSQNSKTVLSHEMHDVTTHDNKNISASIASGSFGIDAMIIAPCSMNTLAKIACGIADNLITRCAAVMIKEQKKLILAPREMPFSAITLENMHKLSSLGIIIAPPVMAYYSQQQTLDDMENFIIGKWFDLLDIENNLYQRWQIEES
- the flgA gene encoding flagellar basal body P-ring formation chaperone FlgA, which encodes MLFIKIIFLLIFPILIFAANNLQSNYFIKNDFIMLSDIIHVNKKDDKKLFNIDKYRHSKRIKRDKLLKILQKNGYSNYASKHSYIQFTKRSPIDTTLIQNSIKKLYTQKYKTINISLITLVPTRYLDKLPKNYSIHFNKRAHLSKKGVLYIKTDDNKKIFFNYQILAAVSVLTARNNIKKDSELSSVNTRKNSIILNKFRAMPLQGLHVSRYQAKHNLKANDIITSRDVIGLYLVKRGSNVNVSLQNAGIDIFFSAKALQNGRLGDSISVMQKNDKKLKVVVVGRNKAEVK
- the tmk gene encoding dTMP kinase translates to MYIAIEGIDTAGKSTQIAALKKHFPQAVTTKEPGGTEIGKEIREMVLSAKTKSKRAEFLLFLADRAEHIKEVIEPNLHKVIISDRSAVSGVAYALIQEDIDTKDLVYLNDFATKKIYPKKIFLLRLTKEELEFRLSQKELDGIELRGSEYLLQIQESIKKASELLGLTLIEIDATKPINEITEEILSNINN
- the speA gene encoding biosynthetic arginine decarboxylase — translated: MNNFGLNIWSNKNFIIEDGEIKLNYKSMPSLLEIVSKIRADDLKGPLILRFPHLIKRQIKTLYNYFEKAIEENNYKGSFNAVFPLKVNQFPAAVEAITSQGAKYNYGLEAGSKAELILAMSKTLDGANITVNGFKDEEMLTLGFIAAQSGHNITVTIEGLNELETIIEVAAQCSLKVPNIGIRVRLHSAGSGIWAKSGGMDAKFGLTSTEIIEAVNLLKDAGLIQQLKMIHFHIGSQMADIAPLKKALREAGNIYAELKKMGAESLSSINIGGGLAVEYDQHEQSHARNYSIDEFSSSVVFLLGEIMNAKNVAHPDIFTESGRFIVASHAVLITPVLELFTQDYQEKLLNFKETNPPLIGELIELNRLLNNANCIEYLHDALDHMESLFTLFDLGYIDLQDRSNAEILVHNIIKKALYLKSANPTNELEQLQIKLQERYLINASIFQSLPDYWGLGQHFPVMPIHHLNTTPLRAASLWDITCDSDGEIGFNPEKPLYLHDVNIDEEDYFLAFFNVGAYQETLGMDHNLFTHPNEYTIAITDTGYSITNAVESKTILDILESIGYDKNEILNQLKSKLANADFITEKEKNDTLAQLERFLHQNGYLRTTN